The following proteins are co-located in the Palaemon carinicauda isolate YSFRI2023 chromosome 3, ASM3689809v2, whole genome shotgun sequence genome:
- the LOC137635914 gene encoding serine/threonine-protein kinase MRCK alpha-like, giving the protein MEEKVEGGPPEEKEQKREEVEKEKENVQKTLEERIGFLEKELEAAFAEISLRKEVESKFLAKNEDLRAENQHLSNIIGTLQIDKIIEMENLATKNNDLERTNEHLKQELCSQKVFLEQYKNELMEKDKSNIEHTEKLEKVHQNKRKLEKFVKKKMEVIEQISEQTHELEKSLNEARINDLIRNGRYKCLLQELQSLKKEHLNKLSELEQKNIQLREELEKLKSEKESMASITKERDSHKGRVSHLSSSKEMSEERIVQFTKENVGLKDELLVANEIIPSPKEELEGGDKKKENRPGMRKVRLNRTSLEISTEMDVKNGHKEDVQKDVRDNKSEEKVLGWLLASKGAVRDTNNRQEERWLQKETSTDEGKEKEEEEKIAKRTTRKPIVFDLEPEKPERAISSSDSSHITFQGETVRATTTRDYGLNGYVTVDLNVPRKFHRAIYGVEGRTLMEITRQS; this is encoded by the exons atggaggagaaggtggaaggaggacccccagaggaaaaggaacagaaaagagaggaggtggagaaggagaaggagaatgttCAAAAGACATTGGAGGAACGCATCGGTTTCCTGGAAAAGGAACTGGAAGCAGCGTTTGCCGAGATCAGTCTCAGAAAGGAAGTAGAATCAAAATTCTTAGCAAAGAATGAAGATCTGAGAGCAGAGAATCAACATCTCTCTAACATCATTGGAACTCTTCAAATCGATAAGATAATCGAGATGGAAAATTTGGCAACCAAGAATAACGAcctggaacgaacaaacgaacatctaaaacAGGAACTCTGCAGTCAAAAAGTTTTCcttgaacaatataaaaatgaattaatggaaaaagacaaatcaaatattGAACACACTgagaaattggaaaaagttcatcaaaacaaaaggaaactggaaaagttcgttaaaaagaagatggaagtaattgagcagatttcagaacagaCACATGAACTGGAAAAGAGCCTCAATGAGGCAAGGATAAATGATCTGATCAGGAATGGCCGCTACAAATGCCTTTTACAAGAGTTACAAAGCCTAAAGAAAGAACATTTGAATAAATTAAGTGAATTGGAGCAAAAAAATATTCAGTTgagggaggaactggaaaaactTAAGTCTGAAAAGGAGAGTATGGCTTCTATCACCAAGGAGAGAGATAGTCACAAGGGACGTGTCTCCCATCTAAGTTCTAGCAAGGAAATGTCAGAGGAGAGGATCGTCCAAttcaccaaagaaaatgttggtctgaaggacgagctgcttgtggcaaatgagatcatcccttcacccaaggaggaacttgaagggggagataagaagaaagaaaacagacctggaatgaggaaagtgagacttaacaggaCAAGTTTAGAAATCTCTACCGAGATGGATGTTAAGAATGGTCacaaggaagatgtccaaaaggatgtcagagacaataaaagtgaggaaaaa gtgcttggctggctactagcctcaaaaggcgctGTCCGTGACACCAACAACCGCCAGGAAGAGCGATGGCTCCAAAAGGAAACTTCCACGGACGaggggaaggagaaggaagaggaagaaaagattgcAAAGAGAACTACTCGAAAACCTATCgtatttgacctggaacccgaAAAGCCCGAAAGGGCCATCTCCTCATCcgacagtagtcacatcaccttccaaggtgaaacGGTTAGAGCCACCACCACAAGGGACTATGGCCTCAACGGGTACGTGACTGTCGACTTGAATGTCCCGAGGAAGTttcacagagccatatatggagtggaaggaaggacgctgatggaaatcacccggcagagttga